In Streptomyces nojiriensis, the sequence GCTCTCCGACACCGCGCACGTGATGGAGATCGGCAAGATCGTTCTCTCCGGCACCGGCCGCGACCTCCTCCACAACGAGGACGTCCGCAAGGCCTACCTCGGCGAGGACTGACACAACGTGTGAGGCCCGCCTCCCCTCGGGGGGAGGCGGGCCTCACGCATGTCCGGGGGCGGCCGCTACTTGCCGCTCTCCTTCTTCTTCGCCTCAGCGTCCTCGATGACCACCTCGGCGACCTGCTGCATGGACATCCGACGGTCCATGGACGACTTCTGGATCCACCGGAAGGCGGCGGGCTCGGTCAGCCCGTACTGGGTCTGCAGGATGCTCTTCGCCCGGTCCACCAGCTTGCGGGTCTCCAGCCGCTGCGAGAGGTCCGCGACCTCCTGCTCCAGCGCGCGCAGCTCCGCGAAGCGGGAGACGGCCATCTCGATGGCGGGCACCACGTCGCTCTTGCTGAACGGCTTCACGAGGTACGCCATGGCACCGGCGTCCCGGGCCCGCTCGACGAGGTCGCGCTGCGAGAACGCGGTGAGCATCAGGACGGGCGCGATGGACTCCTCCGCGATCTTCTCGGCCGCGGAGATCCCGTCCAGGACGGGCATCTTCACGTCGAGGATCACCAGGTCGGGACGGTGCTCGCGCGCGAGCTCGACGGCCGTCTGCCCGTCGCCGGCCTCGCCGACGACGGAGTAGCCCTCTTCTTCGAGCATCTCCTTGAGATCGAGACGGATGAGCGCCTCGTCCTCGGCGATGACGACCCGGGTCGTCAGCGGCGGAACGTGCGACTGGTCGGCGTCGGGCGTGGGCGTCGACTCGTGCTCGGCGGTCACGGATGCTCCTCGGTGCAAGGCGGTTAAGCTCCCACGAGCCTACCTAGCTCCTGTATGTTTGTGACACGGAGGGTCTTAGGTATCCTTCGTTTCGAAGGGGCCCCGGTAGCCCAGCGGTAGAGGCGATGGATTCAAAACCCATTCAGCGTCGGTTCGAATCCGACCCGGGGTACTTCTCCTTCAATTTCAAGGTCGCCAAGCAAAATATTGCGATCTTCACTCGTCACGGTGAACGAAACTTCGAATTGCGACCAACCGGGCGAATAACAGCGAAGCTCCTGCCTCGTGGAGCACAATCCCGCGATACGCGAACAAGCCGTCCTGCTGCTGCGCCGAGGCGTGACCAATCGAGCAGTGGCCGAGAATCTCGGTGTACCCCGGGGCACTGTCGGCTGGTGGCGACACCAGGACCGGAAGAGCCGCGGCGAAACCTACGAGCCGCTCACCGACTGCCCGAGGTGCACCGGCCTCGACCTCGACCGGCCCACGTACGCCTATCTCCTCGGTCTCTATCTCGGCGACGGCCACATCATCTCGAAGTACAAGCAGCACCACCTGTCCATCTTTTGCGACGCCACCTGGGTGGGCCTCATCGACGCCGCCGAGGAGGCCATGCATCTCGTGATGCGCATCCCCCGTGTCAGCCGTCGGCAGCGACAGGGATGTGTCGAGGTGCAGTCCCACTCGACCCACTGGACATGCCTGTTCCCGCAGCACGGGCCCGGCAAGAAGCACGAGCGGCGGATCGCTCTCGAAGGGTGGCAGCAGGAGATCGTCGACGCTCACCCGTGGGCGTTCCTGCGGGGGCTGATTCATTCCGACGGGTGTCGGGTCACCAACTGGACCGTCCGGAACGGGAAGCGCTACGAGTACCCGCGGTACTTCTTCACCAACAAGTCCGACGACATCCGGAAGCTCTGCACCGACACGCTGACCAAGGTCGGGGTCCGGTGGACGGTGCTGGCTCGGGGCAGTGATCCGTTCAACGTGTCCGTCGCGCGGAAGGACTGCGTCGCCCTCATGGACGCCCACATCGGGCCGAAGTACTAGGTCTGCGCGCCCGGGCCGCTCCCTTGCGCCCCGGGGCGACCCGTTGCCATGACCGGCCCCGGGTCGGACGATTCCCGGCGAGAGAAGAGGGCCCTTCGCCTCCAGGGGGATCCATGGACTCCAACACGATCATCACCACCTGCGCGACGGCCGCGGCGGTGGGCTCGCTCTGGGCCAGCACCGTCCAGGCCCGGGCGCTGAAGGTGCACAACCGGACTTCCGTAATGCCCCACCTGCAGATCCGGCAGGTGAAGAACTACGAGAACGGCCGCACGGGGCTCCAGGTGCTCAACGTGGGTCTGGGCCCTGCGCTGGTCACCCGGTCGACGGTGGAGCTGGACGGGGTACCGGTCGGGCAGTGGGACTGGCCGACTTTCGAGTCCATGTCCGCGGACTGGCCCCAGAGGCCCAGCATGTACGCGCTGTTCGGCGGCGTCAGCTTCCCCATGGGCGATTGCCAGTACCTCGTCCACCTCGACGACTACGACGAGGCGCGGCACGCCTGGTTCTGGGAGCTGGTGGCCGGTCGGCTGTCCATCGAGATCGAGTACGAGTCCTTCTACTGGGGGGACAACCTGAGGGCTGTGCCCCCGCCACTCTAGGCCGGGTCCGACAGGGCTGCTTGGGCCGTGGGGTTCAGGGGTGTGGTTCCGGGTCGGTGGCGAGGCGGGCGTGGAGGTGTTCGTCGTGGTGGGTGCCGTCGCCGAAGAGGTGGGACTGGCGGAGGGTGCCTTCGGGGAGGTATCCGCAGCGTTGGGCGACGTGGCAGGAGGCCTGGTTGCCGGTGGCGTGGGCGAGCTCGATGCGGCGGGCGTCGGCGGTGTGGAAGCCCCAGGTGGTGACGGCGCGGGTGGCGCGGGTGGCGAGGCCGCGTCCGCGGGCGTGGGGCAGGAGCCAGTAGCCGATCATGGCGAGGCCGTCGGTGCGGTCGACCCAGCGGAGGTTGACGGTGCCGAGGAGGGTGCCGTCGGTGGTGGTCCGGGCGGCGAAGGCGGCGCCGGTGCCGTGGTTCCAGGCGTTGTCGCGGGATTCGAGCCAGGTCTGGGCGGCTTTGTGGTCGGCTGTGGCGAGGGGGTTCCAGAGGGCGATCGCCGGGTCGGCGGCGGCGGCGACGAGGT encodes:
- a CDS encoding ANTAR domain-containing response regulator, producing the protein MTAEHESTPTPDADQSHVPPLTTRVVIAEDEALIRLDLKEMLEEEGYSVVGEAGDGQTAVELAREHRPDLVILDVKMPVLDGISAAEKIAEESIAPVLMLTAFSQRDLVERARDAGAMAYLVKPFSKSDVVPAIEMAVSRFAELRALEQEVADLSQRLETRKLVDRAKSILQTQYGLTEPAAFRWIQKSSMDRRMSMQQVAEVVIEDAEAKKKESGK
- a CDS encoding helix-turn-helix domain-containing protein, which translates into the protein MEHNPAIREQAVLLLRRGVTNRAVAENLGVPRGTVGWWRHQDRKSRGETYEPLTDCPRCTGLDLDRPTYAYLLGLYLGDGHIISKYKQHHLSIFCDATWVGLIDAAEEAMHLVMRIPRVSRRQRQGCVEVQSHSTHWTCLFPQHGPGKKHERRIALEGWQQEIVDAHPWAFLRGLIHSDGCRVTNWTVRNGKRYEYPRYFFTNKSDDIRKLCTDTLTKVGVRWTVLARGSDPFNVSVARKDCVALMDAHIGPKY
- a CDS encoding GNAT family N-acetyltransferase, whose product is MSTHPPTFVRTTLDLGDTLLHPWGREPAGPELLDDLVAAAADPAIALWNPLATADHKAAQTWLESRDNAWNHGTGAAFAARTTTDGTLLGTVNLRWVDRTDGLAMIGYWLLPHARGRGLATRATRAVTTWGFHTADARRIELAHATGNQASCHVAQRCGYLPEGTLRQSHLFGDGTHHDEHLHARLATDPEPHP